The Fibrobacter sp. UWR4 genomic sequence CTGCTTCCTGGATTTCAGACATGCGATTCGCAGGAGCAAAGCCCTGAATCATGGCGATGCTTGCACCAGCCAGCATTCCGCTTGCAGCTTCCTGAAGGTCGTATTCTTCGTCGGCATCAGCCAGTTCAGAATCGATTTCGGAACGCTTGGCAGCAAGACCTTCCAGAGTCTTTTCGGCCTTTGCAAGTTCTGCATTGGCGGCGGAGAGCTTCTGGCGCATTTCGGCCAAGGACATAGACGGCAGAGGAAGTTCCACAGCATCCTTTACGGCTGCGGGAGCTTCACCCTTGCTAATGACTGCATAAAGATTGCCAGTAAGGTTCTGACCGAAGGGCAGCACAACGGCACCATCATCAGCAGAAATAGTCTTGCTGGGATCAACTTCATAGAGTTTTACGAAAACACCGCTCTCTTCCAGAGACTTTACAGTCTGCGGGTCCAGATTGCCGAAGTTGTCAAGGCGGTTCAGGTCGTTATGGAGCTTGGAGATTTCGTCCGTAGCGTCCTTCTTGACCTGCACCATCTGATGCACGGCTTCGACTGCGGGCTGAGAAGCGATAGATGCGTCAAGAGCGACGGCATCCTTCCCTGCCTTGGCGGGGATTGCTTCGAGAGCCTTGCGGATTCGCATGACCTTGGACTTGGCGGCATTCAGCTTTACGCCCGTGGGATTTACCAGCGGGGTAACGTGAAGGATGCCCATCTCGCGGAGCTTTTCAAGAGAAGCCTCGCGTTCCTTATCCAGGCAGAGAATGGTTACTTTCTTCATAGGAGTAATCATGCAGCTACCCCCTTATTCTGAGCGGCGGCGGCATCCTGTGCAGCGGCACGTGCGGTAGACTTGCCCTTTGCAAGCTTACTGCGGGCCACGCCAGAGGTCTGCTGGTCACCCAGGAAGATGTTAATCTTACGGATGTTATCCTTGGCTTCGGGAATCTTGACCTTTTCGAAAAGATTCACGCGCTGGCTTGTGGTACGAAGTTCCTGAGAAAGAAGTTCGTACTGACGTTCCAGAACGCGGCGTTCCAGGCGCAGGGAAATAAGGCCCTGCAGACTACGGATACCGTCGTCCAGCCAAACCGGCGTAGCAAAGAAGTCAGGGATGGTCACATTGAAGTCTACCCCATCGTATGTAGGAATGCGGACACCGGCGATATTACCTTCGCCCTGGCGCACTTCCTTCACCGACAGGTACTTCGACCAGTCGATAGGTTCGGCATACAGCGAAATCCAGGAGGACATGCTCTTGCGGAGCTTGTCTTCCTCGTCGCGCTTTGCCATCACCCTCTCCTGGAGCGTACGCATTTCCATCTGCAGCTGCTGCTTCTTGAGCAACAGCGTGGGCAGATAGCGCTGGAAGCGCTTCAGTGCGTCACGTTCCGCCTTGAGGGCGTTTTTGGTTAACTTGACTTTAGCCATTAATTACCCCTTCTTGGGCCAATACTGACTAATCATCTTGGAAGGAATACCGGTTTCTTCGGGCTGGAAGCAGTCGGCAAGAATGGTCCAGCCAAGATCCAGAGCCTGTTCCAGAGGAATGTTCACGGACAGGTCCATCATTTCCTTTTCGAAACGCTGGCCGTACTTCAACAACTTCTGGTCCCAAGTACTCATGTTAAAGCCCATGGACTGCTTTTCAAGGGTTTCCTTGTAAGAAGCGTAGAGCTGGATCATGGTATTCATAATGGTACGGTGGTCGCTACGGGTCTTACCGTTCACCTGCTGCTTCAAACGAGACAGAGAACCGAACGGTTCAATACGGCCCTTACGCAGATAGAACTGACCTTCGGTAATGTAACCGGTGTTATCCGGAACCGGGTGGGTCACGTCATCGCCAGGCATGGTGGTAACGGCAAGGATGGTAATGGAACCGGAACCTTCGAAGTCCACAGCCTTTTCGTAACGGCTAGCGAGAGAAGAGTAAAGGTCGCCAGGATAACCACGGTTAGAAGGAATCTGTTCCATGGTAATGGCAATTTCCTTCATGGCGTCAGCAAAGTTGGTCATATCGGTGAGAAGCACCAGAACGTTCTTGCCTTCGGTTGCAAACTTTTCGGCAACGGCGAGGGATGCATCAGGCACCAGCAAGCATTCCACAATGGGGTCAGATGCAGTGTGCATGAACATCACAGTACGGCTAAGAGCACCGTTCTTTTCAAGGAAGTCCTTGAGGTACAGGTAGTCGTCGTGCTTCAGGCCCATACCGCCAAGAACGATGACGTCCACTTCAGCCTGCAGAGCAATACGGGCAAGAAGTTCGTTATACGGTTCACCAGCGATAGAGAAAATCGGGAGCTTCTGAGACACCACCAGGGTATTGAACACGTCGATCATGGGAATACCGGTACGGACCATGGTCTTCGGGATAATACGCTTTGCGGGGTTCACGGAAGGGCCGCCAATTGCGATACGTTCGCCATCGACTTCCGGACCGTTGTCACGGGGCTGACCAGCACCGTTAAACACGCGGCCAAGGAGAGCTTCGGAATAAGGAACCTTCATGGGTTCGCCCAGGAAGCGGACTTCGGAATCGGTAGAAACGCCACGGGCGCCTGCGAAAACCTGCAGGTCAACCATGTCACCGTCAATACGGATCACACGGGCGAGAGAAGTACCGAAAGAGCTAGTAACCTGAGCCAGTTCCTGGTTGGCAACGCCTTCTGCCTTCAGAGAGATCACAGAACCGGCGATGCGTTCAATACGATGGTAAGCAACATTATGCATTGACAGTTACCTCCTTCACGGAAGCAGTAATATTGGATTCAATTTCCTTGAATTCTGCGGAATCCATTGCAACGCGGTTCCAGTCCTTGGTAGCCTGAGTGAGCTTCAGGAAGAAGGTACGTGCAACATCCTTTTCTGCAAAGGACATGGGAGTCTTGAGAATTTCATAAACCTTGCCGAACACATACTTCTGACGGTCGCCAGTGCAGGCGGCGTCAATTTCGTGGTATGCGTCCTGCTGCAGATAGACTGCATCCAGGTATTCAGACTTGAGGTAGGTAATGAAGTCATCGATAGAGGTACCTTCTTCACCCACCACCTTCATCATGTTGTTGACGTCAACGCCAGCAGCAAGAATCTTGCGGGCATCGGCAACCTTCTTGGAATCGATGATGCCTTCGTACTTGGACCAGGAATCCAGCGGGTGGATTGCCGGGAAACGGCGCTGGTCGGAACGTTCACGGCTAAGGCCGAGGAATGCGCCCACCACCTTAAGGGTAGCCTGGGTCACGGGTTCTTCGAAGTTACCACCTGCCGGAGAAACGGAACCGCCGATGGTCACGGAACCAGTGGAACCATCCTTCAGGCGGACAACGCCACCGCGTTCGTAGAAGGCAGCGATCACAGATTCGAGGTAAGCCGGGAAGGCTTCTTCACCGGGGATTTCTTCCAGACGGCCGGACATTTCACGAAGAGCCTGTGCCCAACGGGAAGTGGAGTCAGCCAACAGCAACACGTTCAGGCCCATCTGGCGATAGTATTCAGCCAGGGTCACGCCAGTGTAAACGGAAGCTTCACGAGCAGCCACCGGCATGGAAGAAGTGTTACAAATGATAAGGGTACGTTCCATGAGGGACTTACCGGTACGGGGGTCGATCAACTCAGGGAATTCGCGAAGGGTTTCCACCACTTCACCAGCACGTTCACCGCAAGCGGCGAGGATCACGATGTCCACGTCGGCGTAACGGCTCATGAGCTGCTGCAGCACAGTCTTACCGGCACCGAAGGGGCCCGGAGTACAGAAGGTACCGCCCTGCATCACAGGGAAGAAGGTATCCACAATGCGCTGCTGCATGGTCAGCGGCTTGGTGGGGCGAAGACGTTCTTCGAAAGCCTTGATAGGCATCTTCACCGGCCAGGTCTGGACCATCTTGATTTCAATCTTTTCGCCCTTTTCGTTCTTGACTACTGCGACGACGTCTTCGACAACGTGTTCGCCAGCGGCAACGACGGATTCTACGGTCACCTTGCCGAGAACCTTGAAAGGCACCATGATGCGGTGGGTGAACACGCCTTCGGGTACGGTACCGACGGTGTCACCAGCGACCAAAACGTCACCAACCTTGGCTACCGGGGTAAAAGCCCACTTCTTGTCGCGGGGCAGAGCCGGCAGGTACTTACCGCGCTGCAGGAAGAAGCCGCACTGTTCGGCAAGTTCCGGCAGGGGGTTCTGAAGACCGTCAAACACCTGGGTCAGCAAACCGGGTCCAAGTTCCACGGAAAGAAGTTCACCGGTGAATTCCACTTCGTCGCCAGCCTTGAGGCCGGTGGTGTCTTCGAACACCTGAAGTTCAGCGTAGTCGCCGCGGATACGGATGACTTCGCTCTTCAGCGGGATAACTTCGGACTTGCCTTCTGCATTCTTGGAAAGCAACTTGGCGTATGCCACTTCGTTTTGAGATACGGCGCTTTCGAACTTGACGCGAATCAAGTTACCGTTGACGCCGATGATTTTTCCGATACTAGCCATTGAAAATGGACCTCCGGTCATTCCTGCACGTGGGCAGGATCGTTTGCATTAATAACTTCGATAACAGCTGCGTCGCCGGCCTCTTCAGAAAGGCGGGCCCAACGCGTACAAATCATAAGCTTTACAGCGTAAGCGTAAACATGCTTTACGGTTCCCTCCCCTACACCGGCGAGAGAATCTACAAGCCAGAAGCGGGCCTTGTCGATGTCCTGCTCTTTTTCCATAGGATTCGACTTGGCGAACGCATCCGAAATCATCTTGGCGAAGGTGACGTCGTAGCCAGGGAAAGAACGTTCGGCAAAACGAACTTCGGGGCCCCATGCCTGAGCACGGAGCCTTCCGGAAACGTTCTTCATCTGGATTTCGTGAGCCTGATAGGACTTCACGAACTCATCGTCAGAAGGTTCATCGTTAAGCAAGGCGTTCAATGCTTCCAATTCAGCCTGGTCCAGAGCGCCCTCGCAGCGGCTACGGAAATCATCCATAGTCACGGGCGGAACGTCACCCAGGTTGATCATCGGCAATGAAGCCATTAAATAAGAAGGAGAACTCATTGATTCGCCTTAATTACTTTGCCTGTGCTGCAGCGTTAACAACCTTGGCCAGCTGCGGGCGGAGCAATGCAGAAAGAGCGTCTGCCATTGCCTTTTCGGTAAATTCGTGGGTGACCTTGCCACCGTCCAGCTTGACGCGGAAGCCATACTTGACACCCTTATCGCTGGAAACTTCAACACCGTTGGAGAGCTGCTTTGCAAATTCGCCGGTAACGAAAGAAGCGAGCTTCTTGGCATCGGCTTCGCTGAAGTCCACTTCGACATGGGCGCTGTAGCCCTTAGCCAGAGAAAGGAGCATTTCCTTGACGGTAGATTCGTCCAGGGACTTTTCCACCTGGAGGGAGAGCAGGTTAAGAATCATATCCTGAAGATTCTTGCCTACAGAGAGAAGAAGATCGCGTGCGGACTGTTCCAGAGTGCGTTCGCTACGTTCGGTAAATGCTTCTGCGTCCTTATCGGCCTTGGCAAGCTTTGCCTGGGCTTCGGCTTCGGCGGCCTTTACGATTTCGGCTGCCTTTTCCTTAGCTTTAGCAATAATTGCCGCTGCATCATTTTCGGCCTTGTCAACAGCATCTTTCTGGATGCGTTCCATAAGGTATTGCAAATCTTCTGCCATATTATATCTCCAAATAAATCATTATCCCGATAAAAGCTCTCTCCATACGGTTTCACACAGAAAAACGTCCGAAAGAAGCCTTTCAGAAAAAAGTTCGGTAAGAATATACAAGTAATTTTTCTAAAAAGACTAGTTTTTCTTGAAAAAAAAGAAAAAATCGGGACGAAAACCCCGATTTTGTGGATGAATTGTAAAGTCCAAGAGCAGTTTTTCAAAAAGATTCCACAAAGTAAATAAAACTTTTCAAATTCTTATAATTATATGTTTTGAATTTCATCACATTTCGTGATGATTTCTACTTTTTCATCTTTTCCTTGCCCTTGGCGATGGCATCCTTTGCCAACTTATCCACCAGTTCGTTCCATTTCACTCCCGTATGGGCGGCAACTTTCTCGAACTTTACGCGATGGAGGTAAGGCTGTGCGGCAGACACGTACCGTTTGGCAATGTTACTCTTGGCCTGCCACTCCCCCTTTGCCCAGCGGGCAATACCTTCGTAGTCATGACAGATGACACCATTCTTATCGTTGGCATCCAGCCACTTCATGGCCTGATAGGAAGCCATCACTTCCCCATCGATATTTCGACTTTCCGCCTCAAAGGCCGTAATGCCAGACCCTCGGGCGATTTCCTCGTCATTTTCGGTCACCACAAAGCCCCAGCCGGAGTAAGGAAACCCAGGCGAGAACGAACCATCAACGAACACGCGGATACCGCCGGGAGCAGGAGCCACCATACCGGATATCCAGGCCTCAGCCTCCGCCATGGTACCAAAGGACTTGAAAAGCACACCCTTAACACCATGGGTTAGCTTTTCACACTCGGCCCAGGTGGTAACAATCTTACTTTCCGTAGGGGTCTTAATTGCGTAGAACTTTGATTTTGCCATAAGTAAAATTTAGTTAAAATAGTTATATTTCGAGTCGTGAAACCATCTCTTTATTTTGCAGACCGATTCCGTTACTTCTTTAAGCGATTCTACAGCGAAGTCAAGCTGTTCGAATGGTTCAGGGAACGTGCGGGCGAAGAAACCGGGAACATTGTCCTCCCGGACATGCTAAAGGGATGTCCTAAGACACTGATTTTCCTGCCCAAGGATATTGAGCAGTCCTCTAAATTTCTGAAGGGGCTCTCCCCGAAGATCATCAAGAATACAAGATTCTGTGTTCATGAATCCTTACAGGCTACCGTCGCCACCCATCAGGGCCACGCATTCTATTATAGCGATTCGGAATGTCGCTATGGGGAAACCGCATTCGAGACCCTGGAAGAAAAGATCCGTGAGTACGCTCCGGAAATTTGCGTCTACGTAGGTGAGAATTTCCTCCCCCGCCTGTATCTAGCAAAGATCAGCGGCGCAAATGTGAGAATAGGCTTTAACAGCGAAGATGTTTACCCCTTCCTGAACATGAGTCTCCGCCCGGACAAGTCCACCGAAGCAGCCTTACTCAACCAGTATTTCGAGGTTCAGTAATGCAGAAGGGCTTTTCTACCATCATTACGGAAAATGGCGGCTATGCGGACCTCCATCTGCATACCAAGCTTTCCGATGGTACACTGGATGTGGAAGAACTGCTGACCCTATGCAAGAGAAAGGGGCTGCGCTGCATTTCCATTACGGACCACGACAACCTGGATTCCTACAATCTGGCTATTGAACCTGCAAAGGCCATCGGTCTCGAGATTATTCCGGGAATCGAGATTTCTTCTGTATGGCAAGGAAAGGACATCCATATTCTGGGTTACTACTGTGACCCTACCAACCTGGCCCTGAACATGGAACTGCAGGATTTTGCCAAGCAGCGCATTACCCGAGCCAAGGCCATCATCAAGAAGCTGAACAATCTTGGAATAGACATTACCTACGAAAAGGTGCTGAGCTATTGCAAGGGAAAGGTCATTGGACGCCCCCATATCGCCATGTCCCTGGTGGATGAGGAATATATCGGAAGTTTTTCCGAGGCATTTACCAAGTACCTGGGCGACGGCTGTGTCGCCTTCGTGGAAAAGAAGGGCCTGAACCCCCAGCAGACCATCCGCCTCATTGAAAATGCAGGTGGAATTGCAGTGCTCGCCCACCCCTACAAGTCTGGCGTCAGTGACGAATTCATTGAGCAGATGGTGGAATGGGGCGTACAGGGCATGGAAATCTATACGCCGTCCCAGAAGGGCGCCGTTGGACGCAAGTACAAGGAAATGGCCCAGCATTACGGGCTTGTGGGCACAGGAGGATCTGACTTCCATACGGAAAGTGGCACTTACCCGCCCAACTGCACCAAGATGCCCTATACGGTGGTCCAGGCCCTCAGGGAACGTCGCGAAAAGTTCCGTGCCGAGTGGTAGTTTCCGATGGTCGACCGCCTCCAACAGATATTTACACTAAAGTGCCTGTTCTTGCTGGTACTGTTTTTTGCAGGCTTTACCCAGGCAGAGATTATTCGTCAGGACAAGTCCACCCGTCCTACCGCCCAGGACTCCGTCTTTAAGACGCCCTGGGGTATTGACCCTGCACCTCGTGAGACCGACGCCGGTCGTTGGGTCCTTCCCCTACGTGAAGTCATGCAGCGCACTTACGATGTTTCCGGCCAGAAATCCGAATGGGTTCTGGGAACATCCATTTTGGGAAACCCGGAACTGGACGCAAGCTCCATGGGCATGGCCACCCTCTCCAGGCGTTACCCCAGCAAGTTGGCAGGGCTCTATACCACCCGCTTAAGTTTTGACGGATCCACCCTGAACCTGAACGGGGATAACGGTATCCTGCTGGAAGAACCAAAAGGCATCGCTGTTGACACCCCCGTTACCGACCTGAACTGGGAGCGGCCCGCCTTTAGCGGAAACGCGCTGCACTTGGATTTCAGGCGCTTGATAACCGACTCTGTCACCTTGGATTTAGGATTGTCCGCCCACTCCAATGTGGATTCCAAGGAATACAGCTACACCAACGTAACCCACTCCCCTTACTTTGCCCTTGGTCGCGACTCAACCCAGATTCCCTTTGGCGGAAGAAACATCGCCATGAACAGCATGCATATCCAGCCCACCCTGACCTGGCGCTTTGGATACGGCAAGGCATTTGCCAAGGTAAACTACTTTAGCCTGGAAAATGCGGACAACACTAACCACAAGGTGCAGCTGGATACTTTGGACAAGTCCATCCGAACATTCCTTGCAGACCCTTATACCATCGACATCAAGGCAATGACCTACGGCGCTGGCGTGGAGTTCTACCCCATCAAGGGGCTAACCATTTCTACGGACATTACCTACGGCGAACATGAAATCGAGGAAGACTCCCTGGCAAGAGTGGGAGTTTCCGTAGAAGAGTATTACGACACCCTGGGATACGTTCACCGGGATACGACGTTCTACGACACGGCAAAGACCATCAACTACCAGACCGTTTACGGAAACGCAGGCGTTTCCTACCATACGATTCTAAATCCCGCACTGAAGTTTAGTTACGAGTTTTTGAACGGATCCAGTGACGGAAGCCATAAGGAAACCATGACCTACCAGCAGGACCGTGAGCTTGGATACGTGGAGCTGTCGGACACCTTGGGAGGCTGGTTCCTGTTTAGAACGCAGGCAGGTATGCAGCGCAACAGCTCTGTTCTGGACACGGTCGAATTTGCCAAGGCATATTCCGTGGACGTACTGGCACTGTTGCCGTTCCACCTTCGACTGAACGGAACTTACCGCCACGACAACCGATTCCCGGATCTAGCGCAGCTTAAGTTTGGCGAAACAGGCCGACTGGCATTCCCCAACAAGGATTTGAAATTCGAGGAAAGGGACCGGGCCACCCTCAATGCAGGCTGGCAGATGCGTGATGTGTTCTACGGCCTGGGATTCCGTTTTGAGAATGCAGACAACCTGATTAAACCCGCCTGGGTAAAAGAGGGGGAAGTGGATTCCACCAGCCGTCTGGACGAAGTCTACCGATGGGAAAACATCGACAACGTAAAATCCCTGGACTGGATTCTTCAGGTTGGTTTTAGGCTTGGCAACTGGAAATTCTATCTGGAACGCGGGGAAACTCTGGACAGAAACAGAATCCTTCTGGACACACCCCGCCTTTACTACAAGGGAAGCATTCACTGGCAGAACCGTTTTGTCCAGGACCGCCTAGGCGTAAGCGTACGTGTGGACTGGCAGTGGTTTGGCGACCGCTATGACTGCACCATTAACGAATTCGGAAACCCCGAACTGGAATACATGAAGAAGTATCTGGCTCTGGATTTCGAAGCCCGCATGCAGATCCTTACCTTTGAACTTTACAGCAGGATCGAGAACTTCAACCACAGCATTTACATGCCCGAATCCGGCTATACTCCTGAAGGGCTGCGAATCGCCTACGGCATCGTATGGACTTTTGGAAACTAGGCTAGACGTCCCCACCGCTAAAGCCGAGGGATTCTTCTAGCCAGTTATCCGTACGCTGCACGGAAACACGACTTTGGTAAGATTTTTTACCGGCACGATGCTGCGCCCACTTTACCGCCCAGCAGGAACAAGGACCCGCATAAGAGCAAAGCGGCAACAAGGAAGAAGGCAGATTGCGTCGAAGAACGTCATCCTCGAAACTTGCATTTTGGACATAATATGGGCCTTGGATACGCACTTTGCGTATCGTGATGTTAAACTTGGGAATGGGAGCCCTCACCATGAGGGTTCCCGAGAATCTTTTTATGCGAAATTTTTTAGGAGATTGGTGTTACTCCACCATTACACAACGGACGGAGAAACCTTGCGTTTTCAGAACGTTATCAAATTCAAGAATCGTACTTGTACTTGCAGAAAATGACGATCTAACAGTTTCTATATTCAATTCCTCAGGATAGTACCAATATGTACCCGTATTTACGTTTCTAAAACTTTGGTTAAACAAATACCCAGCACCAACCAGGGAATAGCCGGTAGTATTATAGCCACTAAACCTATATTCAGAACGCACGCCCTTAATGCCATGATTGTTACCATCT encodes the following:
- a CDS encoding PHP domain-containing protein, with the protein product MQKGFSTIITENGGYADLHLHTKLSDGTLDVEELLTLCKRKGLRCISITDHDNLDSYNLAIEPAKAIGLEIIPGIEISSVWQGKDIHILGYYCDPTNLALNMELQDFAKQRITRAKAIIKKLNNLGIDITYEKVLSYCKGKVIGRPHIAMSLVDEEYIGSFSEAFTKYLGDGCVAFVEKKGLNPQQTIRLIENAGGIAVLAHPYKSGVSDEFIEQMVEWGVQGMEIYTPSQKGAVGRKYKEMAQHYGLVGTGGSDFHTESGTYPPNCTKMPYTVVQALRERREKFRAEW
- a CDS encoding V-type ATP synthase subunit B yields the protein MHNVAYHRIERIAGSVISLKAEGVANQELAQVTSSFGTSLARVIRIDGDMVDLQVFAGARGVSTDSEVRFLGEPMKVPYSEALLGRVFNGAGQPRDNGPEVDGERIAIGGPSVNPAKRIIPKTMVRTGIPMIDVFNTLVVSQKLPIFSIAGEPYNELLARIALQAEVDVIVLGGMGLKHDDYLYLKDFLEKNGALSRTVMFMHTASDPIVECLLVPDASLAVAEKFATEGKNVLVLLTDMTNFADAMKEIAITMEQIPSNRGYPGDLYSSLASRYEKAVDFEGSGSITILAVTTMPGDDVTHPVPDNTGYITEGQFYLRKGRIEPFGSLSRLKQQVNGKTRSDHRTIMNTMIQLYASYKETLEKQSMGFNMSTWDQKLLKYGQRFEKEMMDLSVNIPLEQALDLGWTILADCFQPEETGIPSKMISQYWPKKG
- a CDS encoding V-type ATP synthase subunit A; translated protein: MASIGKIIGVNGNLIRVKFESAVSQNEVAYAKLLSKNAEGKSEVIPLKSEVIRIRGDYAELQVFEDTTGLKAGDEVEFTGELLSVELGPGLLTQVFDGLQNPLPELAEQCGFFLQRGKYLPALPRDKKWAFTPVAKVGDVLVAGDTVGTVPEGVFTHRIMVPFKVLGKVTVESVVAAGEHVVEDVVAVVKNEKGEKIEIKMVQTWPVKMPIKAFEERLRPTKPLTMQQRIVDTFFPVMQGGTFCTPGPFGAGKTVLQQLMSRYADVDIVILAACGERAGEVVETLREFPELIDPRTGKSLMERTLIICNTSSMPVAAREASVYTGVTLAEYYRQMGLNVLLLADSTSRWAQALREMSGRLEEIPGEEAFPAYLESVIAAFYERGGVVRLKDGSTGSVTIGGSVSPAGGNFEEPVTQATLKVVGAFLGLSRERSDQRRFPAIHPLDSWSKYEGIIDSKKVADARKILAAGVDVNNMMKVVGEEGTSIDDFITYLKSEYLDAVYLQQDAYHEIDAACTGDRQKYVFGKVYEILKTPMSFAEKDVARTFFLKLTQATKDWNRVAMDSAEFKEIESNITASVKEVTVNA
- a CDS encoding ATPase; amino-acid sequence: MAEDLQYLMERIQKDAVDKAENDAAAIIAKAKEKAAEIVKAAEAEAQAKLAKADKDAEAFTERSERTLEQSARDLLLSVGKNLQDMILNLLSLQVEKSLDESTVKEMLLSLAKGYSAHVEVDFSEADAKKLASFVTGEFAKQLSNGVEVSSDKGVKYGFRVKLDGGKVTHEFTEKAMADALSALLRPQLAKVVNAAAQAK
- a CDS encoding putative porin, coding for MLVLFFAGFTQAEIIRQDKSTRPTAQDSVFKTPWGIDPAPRETDAGRWVLPLREVMQRTYDVSGQKSEWVLGTSILGNPELDASSMGMATLSRRYPSKLAGLYTTRLSFDGSTLNLNGDNGILLEEPKGIAVDTPVTDLNWERPAFSGNALHLDFRRLITDSVTLDLGLSAHSNVDSKEYSYTNVTHSPYFALGRDSTQIPFGGRNIAMNSMHIQPTLTWRFGYGKAFAKVNYFSLENADNTNHKVQLDTLDKSIRTFLADPYTIDIKAMTYGAGVEFYPIKGLTISTDITYGEHEIEEDSLARVGVSVEEYYDTLGYVHRDTTFYDTAKTINYQTVYGNAGVSYHTILNPALKFSYEFLNGSSDGSHKETMTYQQDRELGYVELSDTLGGWFLFRTQAGMQRNSSVLDTVEFAKAYSVDVLALLPFHLRLNGTYRHDNRFPDLAQLKFGETGRLAFPNKDLKFEERDRATLNAGWQMRDVFYGLGFRFENADNLIKPAWVKEGEVDSTSRLDEVYRWENIDNVKSLDWILQVGFRLGNWKFYLERGETLDRNRILLDTPRLYYKGSIHWQNRFVQDRLGVSVRVDWQWFGDRYDCTINEFGNPELEYMKKYLALDFEARMQILTFELYSRIENFNHSIYMPESGYTPEGLRIAYGIVWTFGN
- a CDS encoding viroplasmin family protein; the encoded protein is MAKSKFYAIKTPTESKIVTTWAECEKLTHGVKGVLFKSFGTMAEAEAWISGMVAPAPGGIRVFVDGSFSPGFPYSGWGFVVTENDEEIARGSGITAFEAESRNIDGEVMASYQAMKWLDANDKNGVICHDYEGIARWAKGEWQAKSNIAKRYVSAAQPYLHRVKFEKVAAHTGVKWNELVDKLAKDAIAKGKEKMKK
- a CDS encoding V-type ATP synthase subunit D, giving the protein MAKVKLTKNALKAERDALKRFQRYLPTLLLKKQQLQMEMRTLQERVMAKRDEEDKLRKSMSSWISLYAEPIDWSKYLSVKEVRQGEGNIAGVRIPTYDGVDFNVTIPDFFATPVWLDDGIRSLQGLISLRLERRVLERQYELLSQELRTTSQRVNLFEKVKIPEAKDNIRKINIFLGDQQTSGVARSKLAKGKSTARAAAQDAAAAQNKGVAA
- a CDS encoding DUF2764 family protein, with amino-acid sequence MSSPSYLMASLPMINLGDVPPVTMDDFRSRCEGALDQAELEALNALLNDEPSDDEFVKSYQAHEIQMKNVSGRLRAQAWGPEVRFAERSFPGYDVTFAKMISDAFAKSNPMEKEQDIDKARFWLVDSLAGVGEGTVKHVYAYAVKLMICTRWARLSEEAGDAAVIEVINANDPAHVQE